The DNA sequence ATAAGCATGGTTAGCAGTGAGAACTCTAAGCCGATGCGATAGAATAGCAGGGCACCGATTAATGCGCCAAGCAGCGCTGCTGCCCATGATGTAAAGTAGATGAGTGGTGTGGTTGGCTGTTCTTTTTTAAATACCAGTTTGGCGAGCGAGATGCCAAGGGCGTGGAGGGTGCCGGATGCGAAGGTTTTGCCGATAACAATCTTATTCACGCGCACCTGGGCAATATTTTGCAGGCCCATTGCGATTGTTAATGGTATATAGGTTAGCCAGTCAAGTCCGCATACATAGAAGATCATGCTCAAGATGATAAGTAGAATATCGCTGATGAGCACGATGAGCAGAATTTCTTTTTTTATCAGCTCTTTTAATATTCCGCCGATAAATGATCCGAGCACAAAGGCGAAGATGATAATGAAGTAGGGAATAGCAAAAGAAAAATCGCCATTAGCAAGGAAATAGCCGATACGGGTTGTGTTACCGCTCATGAATGATAGGAACATGCCGCCGATTGAAACCAGGCCGAGTATATCAATGTATCCGGAAATGAACGTAAAGATCATTGCCATAAAAAATTTTCGTTTGTATTTATTGCCCTTTTCAAGCTTTACCATATTGCCACCCGTTATTGTTAAAAAATTACTTCTATTATATCAGATTTTGGCTTCGAATGGAATTGCTTCTCTATAGCAGTGCTTGGCAAAACCCGGTGTTTGCTCGTAAACACCGGGTTTCATTTTCTTTAAAAAAAGACTTGACTTGGAGTTAGTCCAAGGTGCTAAGCTTATTATAGACAACTTATGTTAGGAGGAATGAATAATGAGTAAAACATTATATTTGATGCGGCATGGACAGACTTTGTTTAATGTTCGCAAGAAGATTCAAGGGTGGTGTGATGCTCCATTAACTGAGACTGGCATCAAGCAAGCAGTTATTGCCGGGCAGTATTTCAAGGATAATAATATTTCTTTTGATAAGGCCTATAGTTCTACTTCAGAGCGAGCTTGTGATACCTTAGAGTTGGTAACTGATATGGATTATACGCGCCTAAAAGGGCTAAAAGAATGGAATTTTGGCACTTTTGAGGGCGAGAGTGAGGATTTAAACCCGCAACTTCCATATGGTGATTTCTTTGCCGATTTTGGCGGTGAACGGGAAATGGATTTTCGCGCCCGTTTGGTTGAAACCATGGAAGCGATTATGAATGAACCCGGGCATAATACTGTGTTGGCAGTTTCACATGGTGCTGCTTATGCCCAGTTTGCCCGTAATTGGGAAGCTAACAGTAAAGTCGGAATTGTCCGCGGTTTGAAAAATTGCTGCATTCTAAAATTTGAATACGAGGATGGTCAGTTTACTTTAGTGGATTTTATCAACCATGATTTTAGTAAGCTCATTTAGTGAGAAAAGAAAACCCCAGCCGGCGAGCCGCCGGCTGGGGTTTTTTTTAAAATATGAAGATCCAGATAACTCCAGCAATTAAAAGCAGAGTTGCGATAACCAAGTAAAATGCTTTATAACCAAGATGGGTCCAAATCATTTTACCAATCCAGCCACCACGGCCGGTTCTTAAAAATTTAAAATCACGCCAAACACTTATATAAAGAAATATAGCGCCTAGAATAGGGAAGATGCCAAAAAGGCTTGGGTTGTTCCGAAAAAATACTTCTGCTTGTTCCATAATGTAATAACTCCTCTAAACTACAGTAGCTCTCATTTCATAGCAAACTAAAACCACATTATAACTTGGCGCGGAACCTTCATTAACTGGTATTTCAATTTCTTTTAAAATATTATAGTAATCTTTGTTTTTTTCATGGGTAAATTGTTCAAGCTCTCGAGCAAAACTACAAATAACTACCTCATAATGTCCACCTATTTCGGTAGGAATAGTAAAGTTTATCGGCTCATTCAAAGTAAAGTCAAAGGTAGTTGGTCCAACTGGCTGTTGACCACGCATCTTAACCACTTGTTTTGGTAGAGTCAGGTTTTTATTTAAAGTAATCAAAGTTTCAGTACTAGGTGCAAAAGCAACGGCTGAAGCTGATCCAAGTCGGCCTTTATGTTGTGGCATCAATTCAAAATCTTTACCATTTATCTGTAAATCAAACTTTGCAGTTGAATGCCCTTTACCTAAAAATGCCTTGTCACTATGTTCTTCTTTAAAAGCCATTAATTGATTGCTCTTCTTACGTGCGTAGATGAAAAGTCCAATACCTAGAACTAAAATAAATACAATTGGTATAACATATATTAAAATATCCATATATTCACTCCTTCAAAGCAAAATAATAATTGATAATACGAGGTGAGACAAGGCGTTTTTGATGTATTTTGTGAAGTTTGTGATTTTATCTGGGACTTTTTTGAAAATAAAAAAACCACTCCTAAAGAGTGGTTTTTAAGTTGCCCCCGCAAAATAAATAAAGCACAATAGTTACCTGCTAGAAAATGAAAGTTCCTAACTTCAGAAATATAAGATGAATATTTAGCCTCTTGCAAGTAACTATTGCGGAGTTCCATCTTCGTCTTGAACTCTATATTAATTATACCGTGAGTGTTTTTGTTTTTCTATTGTCATATTTGATAGATAGGATTTCTATATTTTACAAGCATATTTTTAGTAACTAGTCATATTTGTATATATTTTCATGGTTCCCTGAGCTAAAATTGTATTTACGACGGGAGGTGACGGGCATGTTTTGGTTTTTAATTGCATGGTTTGTTTAAAAAACAAAAGGGCAACTATTTATTAGTTGTCCTTTTCTAATTCTATATTAAATTCTCTAATGTCTTGCAATAAAACATCATAGAGTTCAGGCATCTCATATTGGTAGCAGAAATGCAAGGCCTCTTTCATATCTAAACGAGCACGCTCTAAATCAGTGTTAAGCTGGTACAAGCTCATTCCCTGAGCAAAAAGAAAATTTGGTACAAATTTAAAACCATTCTTAGTAATAGCCATTTTGTAACCGCGAGAGGCATAATGAAATGCATTTTGCCAATCACCTTGCATGTAGCTAGTAATTAACAATCCGGTTAACAGTAACATACATGCAGGATAGTCTTTCACGCTCTCTGGTTGTTTTTCAGCCCATTCAAGAGCTTTATGTGTTAACACAAGATGTTCAGGGGAATGATCAAACTGTAAAAGTGCATTAATCAGCCGTAATTCCTC is a window from the Culicoidibacter larvae genome containing:
- a CDS encoding YoaK family protein; amino-acid sequence: MVKLEKGNKYKRKFFMAMIFTFISGYIDILGLVSIGGMFLSFMSGNTTRIGYFLANGDFSFAIPYFIIIFAFVLGSFIGGILKELIKKEILLIVLISDILLIILSMIFYVCGLDWLTYIPLTIAMGLQNIAQVRVNKIVIGKTFASGTLHALGISLAKLVFKKEQPTTPLIYFTSWAAALLGALIGALLFYRIGLEFSLLTMLIILFLLFFWVLYLELIAKDTDILIEEN
- a CDS encoding histidine phosphatase family protein, translating into MSKTLYLMRHGQTLFNVRKKIQGWCDAPLTETGIKQAVIAGQYFKDNNISFDKAYSSTSERACDTLELVTDMDYTRLKGLKEWNFGTFEGESEDLNPQLPYGDFFADFGGEREMDFRARLVETMEAIMNEPGHNTVLAVSHGAAYAQFARNWEANSKVGIVRGLKNCCILKFEYEDGQFTLVDFINHDFSKLI